One part of the Thiohalorhabdus denitrificans genome encodes these proteins:
- a CDS encoding endonuclease MutS2, whose translation MQSDLNTLEFESIRRTLDAECATPYGKEAARNMEPAPSLEVARAFQRAVTTAREGLEEGDGPKLDELPDVRAALRQSRQEGASPLNGLALRNLITLLQAGDYLGRALEKRPGLYVGDPSDLTAASPLIDRLDALVDTMGKVRESASEALSALHEEVRQVRGDLNKQVDKKLKDKKLAPSLVEPKTEHFSGPRRVLAVKTEAAGAIKGVRREALSRGRGVMVEPMEWIPLNNRLEQLSREIDAEERRVLREATGMVQEHIAPLQRLLDAVTWIDLALGAGRLSLKIDGHPPVLTEEPRLDLRSASHPALVAGHKNGGPAPVPLTVRLGPDQPMVLITGPNTGGKTVAIKTIGLLATMAFCGLHIPAAEGTVVGAYRRILVDIGDHQNILHHVSTFAGHVEVLKQILAEADEHTLVLMDEMGTGTDPEEGAALAMSVLEELAERGVQGVFTTHLSPLKGFAAEHPAIANANMRFDFDQLQPTYQLEVGAPGASLGLVVAERNGLEGPLLERARGHLEELRPGATTESARQETNGG comes from the coding sequence ATGCAGAGCGATCTCAATACATTGGAGTTTGAATCCATCCGCCGCACCCTGGACGCCGAGTGCGCCACGCCCTACGGGAAGGAGGCGGCCCGCAACATGGAGCCGGCCCCGAGCCTGGAGGTAGCGCGGGCCTTCCAGCGGGCCGTCACCACCGCCCGCGAGGGCCTGGAGGAGGGCGACGGCCCCAAGCTGGACGAGCTGCCCGACGTGCGGGCGGCTCTCCGCCAGTCCCGGCAGGAGGGGGCCTCACCCCTTAACGGTCTGGCCCTGCGCAACCTCATCACCCTCCTGCAGGCGGGGGACTATCTGGGGCGCGCCCTGGAGAAGCGACCCGGGCTGTACGTGGGCGATCCCTCCGACCTGACCGCCGCCAGCCCCCTCATCGACCGGCTGGACGCCCTGGTGGACACCATGGGCAAGGTGCGGGAGTCGGCCTCCGAAGCCCTGAGCGCGCTCCACGAGGAGGTGCGGCAGGTCCGCGGCGACCTCAACAAGCAGGTGGACAAGAAGCTCAAGGACAAGAAGCTCGCCCCCAGCCTGGTGGAGCCCAAGACCGAGCACTTCAGCGGGCCGCGCCGGGTGCTCGCGGTCAAGACGGAGGCCGCCGGCGCCATCAAGGGGGTCCGCCGGGAGGCCCTGTCCCGGGGCCGGGGGGTCATGGTGGAGCCCATGGAGTGGATCCCCCTGAACAACCGCCTGGAACAGCTCTCGCGCGAGATCGACGCCGAGGAGCGGCGGGTGCTCCGCGAGGCCACCGGCATGGTGCAGGAGCACATCGCCCCGCTGCAGCGGTTGCTCGACGCCGTCACGTGGATCGACCTGGCCCTGGGCGCCGGTCGCCTGTCCCTCAAGATCGACGGCCATCCCCCGGTGCTCACCGAGGAGCCCCGCCTGGACCTGCGCTCCGCCAGCCATCCGGCCCTGGTGGCCGGGCACAAGAACGGCGGCCCCGCACCGGTGCCGCTGACCGTGCGCCTGGGTCCCGACCAGCCCATGGTCCTCATCACCGGTCCCAACACCGGCGGCAAGACGGTGGCCATCAAGACCATCGGCCTGCTCGCCACTATGGCCTTCTGCGGACTGCATATCCCGGCCGCGGAGGGCACCGTGGTAGGGGCCTACCGCCGCATCCTGGTGGACATCGGCGACCACCAGAATATCCTGCACCACGTCTCCACCTTCGCCGGCCACGTGGAGGTGCTCAAGCAGATCCTCGCCGAGGCGGACGAGCACACCTTGGTGCTCATGGACGAGATGGGCACCGGAACCGACCCGGAGGAGGGGGCGGCGCTCGCGATGTCGGTGCTGGAGGAGCTGGCCGAACGCGGTGTGCAGGGGGTCTTCACCACCCACCTGTCGCCCCTCAAGGGCTTCGCCGCCGAGCATCCGGCCATCGCCAACGCCAACATGCGCTTCGACTTCGACCAGCTGCAGCCCACCTACCAGCTGGAGGTTGGGGCGCCGGGGGCCTCCCTCGGCCTGGTGGTGGCCGAGCGCAACGGCCTGGAGGGCCCGCTCCTGGAGCGGGCCCGGGGGCACCTGGAGGAGCTACGTCCGGGGGCGACCACCGAGTCGGCACGGCAGGAGACGAACGGCGGCTAA
- a CDS encoding aldo/keto reductase codes for MLGRSRPTELPELIPGHATHEATQAYADGSGLAESHYSDYGEEALKLSSIGLGTDHGEPTDEVDAGYREALAHGLKGGLNVIEAGLSYRYGRSAHAAGAAIREAVASGVPREALFVVGKGGFLAFPDGPPDDLAAWFKEEILKKGMGTPDELAQGVHLLTPAYIAWQVEHTRQAMGVETLDAFLIDQSEVHIPELQTKEDLNTRLQKVYAVLEMMVQAGKLRSYGLATWKSCRVPTNDTLFQSLTSQVGVAEKAAGDPRGHHMRLVTMPYNVNMLEGFTRFNQATGQGNVASTVQAAYQLGLYFLATHALMGGRLLEEQPPILRQAMGDLRTNAQRALQFARSTPGVGTAMVSIARKDHMDEALELGRIPPMSRKAFLKMFEQAEDEAEEAEG; via the coding sequence ATGCTAGGACGATCGCGCCCCACGGAACTTCCCGAGCTCATCCCGGGCCACGCCACCCACGAGGCCACCCAGGCCTACGCGGACGGCAGCGGGCTGGCCGAGAGCCACTACAGCGACTACGGCGAGGAGGCCCTCAAGCTCTCCTCCATCGGCCTGGGCACCGACCACGGTGAGCCCACCGACGAGGTGGACGCGGGCTACCGCGAGGCCCTGGCCCACGGTCTGAAGGGCGGGCTGAACGTCATCGAGGCGGGGCTCAGCTACCGCTACGGGCGCTCGGCGCACGCCGCGGGGGCGGCCATCCGGGAGGCGGTGGCATCGGGCGTGCCCCGCGAGGCCCTGTTCGTGGTGGGCAAGGGCGGCTTCCTGGCCTTTCCCGACGGCCCGCCCGACGACCTGGCCGCCTGGTTCAAGGAAGAGATCCTCAAGAAGGGGATGGGCACCCCCGACGAGCTGGCCCAGGGCGTACACCTGCTCACCCCCGCCTACATCGCCTGGCAGGTGGAGCATACCCGCCAGGCTATGGGCGTGGAAACCCTGGACGCCTTCCTCATCGACCAGTCCGAGGTGCACATCCCGGAGCTGCAGACCAAGGAGGACCTCAACACCCGCCTCCAGAAGGTCTACGCGGTGCTGGAGATGATGGTGCAGGCGGGCAAGCTGCGCAGCTACGGCCTGGCTACCTGGAAGTCCTGCCGGGTGCCCACCAACGACACCCTGTTCCAGTCCCTCACCAGCCAGGTGGGGGTGGCGGAGAAGGCCGCCGGCGATCCCCGGGGCCACCACATGCGCCTGGTGACCATGCCCTACAACGTGAACATGCTGGAGGGCTTCACCCGCTTCAACCAGGCCACCGGCCAGGGCAACGTGGCCTCCACCGTTCAGGCCGCCTACCAACTCGGGCTCTACTTCCTCGCTACCCATGCCCTCATGGGCGGCCGCCTCCTGGAGGAGCAGCCACCCATCCTGCGCCAGGCCATGGGCGACCTGCGGACCAACGCCCAGCGCGCCCTGCAATTCGCCCGCTCCACGCCGGGCGTGGGCACCGCCATGGTCTCCATAGCGCGCAAGGACCACATGGACGAGGCGCTGGAGCTGGGCCGCATCCCGCCCATGTCGCGCAAGGCCTTCCTCAAGATGTTCGAGCAGGCGGAGGATGAGGCCGAGGAGGCGGAGGGCTAA
- a CDS encoding acetoin utilization protein AcuC, which produces MTGSAVFFGAARYRRPSYNDNHPLGIPRVSLTVDLLRAYGALPEAEYQESRQAADYELAWFHTQEYLRAARRIEASGRASAADRKRYNLGNLENPAFAGFYTTAAIATGASIQAAEAVIGGRIGFNPAGGMHHAAPHQARGFCYFNDPVLGILRLRREGWRVLYVDLDAHHGDGVEDAFATDPEVFTLSLHMGTERAYPFQGGGLDDRGQGPGEGYALNLPMPAGAHDDDYRTAFEAVWGPVVDRFQPDAVVFQAGTDILLADPLSRFRVSTQTFLAMAARIQADSAPRLLVTGGGGYHPLALARCWAGLWAQLSGRELPVELPPAGREHLEAVDWDLDEDEDWFDELFRSRLDPPQRGRVKPEVEEALDHLHRHHPFFRRAPVGVTGAAANTPTS; this is translated from the coding sequence ATGACCGGCTCGGCGGTCTTCTTCGGTGCCGCACGATACCGACGCCCCAGCTACAACGACAACCATCCCCTGGGCATCCCCCGGGTCTCCCTCACCGTGGACCTGCTGCGCGCCTACGGCGCCCTCCCCGAGGCGGAGTACCAGGAGTCCCGGCAGGCGGCCGACTACGAGCTGGCCTGGTTCCACACCCAGGAATACCTGCGCGCCGCGCGCCGCATCGAGGCCTCCGGGCGCGCCTCCGCCGCGGACCGGAAGCGTTACAACCTGGGCAACCTGGAGAACCCGGCGTTCGCCGGATTCTACACCACCGCGGCCATTGCCACCGGGGCGAGCATCCAGGCGGCCGAGGCCGTGATCGGCGGGCGCATCGGCTTCAACCCCGCCGGCGGCATGCACCACGCCGCCCCGCACCAGGCCCGGGGCTTCTGCTATTTCAACGACCCCGTGCTCGGGATCCTGCGCCTGCGCCGGGAGGGCTGGCGGGTGCTGTACGTGGACCTGGACGCCCACCACGGGGACGGCGTGGAGGACGCCTTCGCCACGGATCCGGAGGTGTTCACGCTCTCCCTGCACATGGGCACCGAGCGGGCCTATCCGTTCCAGGGCGGCGGCCTGGACGACCGCGGCCAGGGCCCGGGCGAGGGGTACGCCCTCAACCTCCCCATGCCCGCCGGCGCCCACGACGACGATTACCGCACGGCTTTCGAGGCCGTGTGGGGCCCCGTGGTGGACCGCTTCCAGCCCGACGCGGTGGTCTTCCAGGCGGGCACCGACATCCTGCTCGCCGACCCGCTGAGCCGGTTCCGCGTCTCCACCCAGACCTTTCTGGCCATGGCGGCGCGCATCCAAGCGGACAGCGCCCCCCGCCTGCTGGTCACCGGGGGCGGGGGCTACCATCCGCTGGCCCTGGCGCGCTGCTGGGCGGGGCTCTGGGCCCAGCTCTCCGGCCGGGAGCTGCCCGTCGAGCTTCCCCCGGCGGGCCGGGAGCACCTGGAGGCCGTGGACTGGGACCTCGACGAGGACGAGGACTGGTTCGACGAGCTGTTCCGCTCGCGCCTGGACCCGCCCCAGCGGGGCCGGGTCAAGCCGGAGGTGGAGGAGGCCCTGGACCACCTCCACCGGCATCATCCCTTTTTCCGGCGCGCCCCGGTGGGCGTCACCGGGGCCGCCGCAAACACCCCCACTTCCTGA
- a CDS encoding TM2 domain-containing protein, protein MGKQWEAMDLKGGGLQQVQMAYKSVARTKLGAYLRWILFPLGVHRFYLLDRRGGLAYLGASLAALVVHLAADFPWIWLVPAVAALVDLFLIPGRLVKINKELRLQTMMSGARPGAPRGFKGHYTEENTTGDGEDGNR, encoded by the coding sequence ATGGGCAAGCAGTGGGAAGCCATGGACCTCAAGGGGGGTGGCCTGCAGCAGGTCCAGATGGCCTACAAATCCGTGGCCCGGACCAAGCTTGGGGCCTACCTGCGCTGGATCCTGTTCCCCCTCGGCGTCCATCGCTTCTACCTGCTCGACCGGCGGGGCGGCCTCGCCTACCTGGGCGCCTCCCTGGCGGCCCTGGTGGTTCATCTGGCCGCCGACTTCCCCTGGATCTGGCTGGTCCCCGCCGTGGCCGCCCTCGTCGACCTGTTCCTGATCCCGGGCCGGCTGGTGAAGATCAACAAGGAGCTGCGCCTGCAGACCATGATGAGCGGCGCCCGCCCCGGGGCCCCGCGCGGCTTCAAGGGCCACTACACCGAGGAGAACACCACGGGCGACGGGGAGGACGGGAACCGATGA
- a CDS encoding selenium metabolism-associated LysR family transcriptional regulator, protein MADRRLHVFHTVARLSSFTKAANRLHMTQPAVTFQVKQLEEQFNTRLFDRNHNRITLTNAGSIVFDYADKILSLYDEMESSVGELTGEMRGVLLVGASTTIGEYLLPRVLGAFRMAYPAMKVRMNVANTRDIVQQVENNTIDIGIVEGAVHNSNLAIRECQPDQLVAIFPQGHALAARERVTPGDLLDCQFVLREEGSGTREVLADYIREGGEDPNKLDIVMELGSGESVKGAVESGLGVSVVSEATVRKEAQLGTLEVRPLEPALKRSFSFVHQKQKFRSQAVERFYQFIQEQCEKGDPWGQRSSPAHDRVAL, encoded by the coding sequence ATGGCCGATCGCAGACTGCACGTCTTCCACACCGTTGCGCGGCTTTCCAGCTTCACCAAGGCGGCCAACCGGCTGCACATGACCCAGCCGGCGGTCACCTTCCAGGTCAAGCAGCTCGAGGAGCAGTTCAACACCCGGCTGTTCGACCGCAACCACAACCGCATCACCCTGACCAACGCGGGCTCCATCGTCTTCGACTACGCGGACAAGATCCTGAGCCTGTACGACGAGATGGAGAGCTCGGTCGGGGAGCTGACCGGGGAGATGCGGGGGGTTCTGCTGGTGGGCGCAAGCACCACCATCGGCGAATACCTGCTGCCGCGGGTGCTCGGGGCCTTTCGCATGGCCTATCCGGCCATGAAGGTACGCATGAACGTTGCCAATACCCGCGACATCGTTCAGCAGGTGGAGAATAATACCATCGACATCGGCATCGTCGAAGGCGCGGTCCACAACAGCAACCTGGCTATCCGTGAGTGCCAGCCGGACCAGCTGGTGGCCATCTTTCCGCAGGGCCACGCCCTGGCGGCCAGGGAGCGAGTGACCCCCGGCGACCTGCTCGATTGCCAGTTCGTCCTCCGCGAGGAGGGCTCGGGCACCCGCGAGGTGCTGGCGGACTACATCCGCGAGGGCGGCGAGGACCCCAACAAGCTGGACATCGTCATGGAGCTCGGCTCCGGGGAATCGGTGAAGGGCGCCGTGGAGAGCGGGCTGGGGGTGTCCGTGGTCTCCGAGGCCACGGTGCGCAAGGAGGCGCAGCTGGGGACCCTGGAGGTGCGGCCCCTGGAGCCCGCGCTCAAGCGATCCTTCTCCTTCGTCCACCAGAAGCAGAAGTTCCGTTCCCAGGCGGTGGAGCGGTTCTACCAGTTCATCCAAGAGCAATGCGAAAAAGGGGATCCCTGGGGGCAGCGCAGCAGCCCGGCCCATGACCGGGTCGCCCTCTAG
- a CDS encoding type 1 glutamine amidotransferase has protein sequence MRQFFVVQHSHHEFLGTIEKQLEHREIGFVYIRPFLGQSVPGSPQDKDALFLLPGPMDPTEKDDFPYLAEEEFLVGQFLRNDQPVVGLGLGAQLIAEHFGGEASEDPEITARFVTARKTAAGEGDALAEELDGMEVFLWHAGSVSLPEGMEPTLVDDEGNWLAFRPHRRAYALLFRPEAKPGMVEDMVMEDRPCPDGVGSLLEYSRESWGAGRMQAVTDKVVVALVKELDLMQPHAQEGPAYDFNVQDD, from the coding sequence ATGCGGCAGTTCTTCGTCGTTCAGCATAGCCATCACGAGTTCCTGGGCACCATCGAGAAGCAGCTGGAGCACCGGGAGATCGGTTTCGTCTACATCCGGCCCTTCCTGGGGCAGTCCGTCCCCGGCAGCCCCCAGGACAAGGACGCCCTGTTCCTGCTGCCCGGGCCCATGGACCCCACCGAGAAGGACGACTTTCCCTACCTGGCGGAGGAGGAGTTCCTGGTGGGGCAATTCCTGCGCAACGACCAGCCGGTCGTGGGCCTGGGGCTGGGGGCCCAGCTGATCGCGGAGCACTTCGGCGGCGAGGCCTCCGAGGACCCGGAGATCACCGCCCGCTTCGTCACGGCCCGCAAGACCGCCGCAGGGGAAGGGGACGCCCTGGCCGAGGAGCTGGACGGCATGGAGGTCTTCCTGTGGCACGCCGGCTCGGTCTCCCTGCCGGAGGGCATGGAGCCCACCCTGGTGGACGACGAGGGCAACTGGCTGGCCTTTCGGCCTCACCGCCGGGCCTACGCGCTGCTGTTCCGGCCCGAGGCCAAGCCGGGGATGGTCGAGGACATGGTGATGGAGGACCGCCCCTGCCCCGACGGGGTGGGCAGTCTCTTGGAGTACTCTCGGGAGTCCTGGGGCGCCGGCCGGATGCAAGCGGTCACCGACAAGGTGGTGGTGGCCCTGGTCAAGGAGCTGGACCTCATGCAGCCCCACGCCCAGGAAGGCCCCGCCTACGATTTCAATGTCCAGGACGACTGA
- a CDS encoding AI-2E family transporter has translation MVYTPLEWFRKRFSDPQILLLTFVILGVLAALYVFGEALKPFVASVVIAYLLEGFIRPMERRRVPRWLAVTIVFTAFLLVAVFLIFSLLPLLTEQLQRVVRDLPDIVRQVQNLIRTLPERYPGFIEPQYADSLISAIGQRLQEWGGHLVSLSISYIPGLATLLVYMVLVPFLILFMLKDKELILGYVRSFLPPHQQLAQSVWRDVDRQIGNFIRGKVWEIIIVGLVTYFTFRLMGFNYSALLGVLTGFSVLVPYVGAAVVTIPVALLGLVQWGPSWELAYLLFAYGVIQGLDGNVLVPLIFYEAVKLHPVAIILAILIFGSIWGFWGIFFAIPLATVVKSILDAVPRLHHVEDPDPDRPGEHPGAAEPE, from the coding sequence ATGGTGTACACCCCCCTCGAATGGTTCCGCAAGCGGTTCTCCGACCCCCAGATCCTGCTGCTGACCTTCGTCATCCTGGGGGTGCTTGCGGCCCTCTACGTGTTCGGGGAGGCGCTCAAGCCCTTCGTGGCCAGCGTGGTCATCGCCTACCTGCTCGAGGGGTTCATCCGCCCCATGGAGCGACGGCGCGTGCCCCGTTGGCTCGCCGTGACCATCGTCTTCACCGCCTTCCTCCTGGTGGCGGTGTTCCTCATCTTCTCCCTACTGCCCCTGCTGACGGAGCAGCTCCAGCGAGTGGTGCGGGACCTGCCCGACATCGTGCGCCAGGTCCAGAACCTGATCCGCACCCTGCCGGAGCGCTACCCCGGGTTCATCGAGCCCCAGTACGCCGACAGCCTCATCTCCGCCATCGGGCAGCGTCTCCAGGAGTGGGGCGGCCACCTGGTTTCCCTGTCCATCTCCTACATCCCCGGGCTCGCCACCCTGCTGGTCTACATGGTGCTCGTACCTTTCCTCATCCTGTTCATGCTCAAGGACAAGGAGCTGATCCTGGGGTACGTGCGCAGCTTCCTGCCGCCGCACCAGCAGCTCGCCCAGAGCGTCTGGCGGGATGTGGATCGCCAGATCGGCAACTTCATCCGCGGCAAGGTGTGGGAGATCATCATCGTCGGCCTGGTGACCTATTTCACCTTCCGCCTCATGGGGTTCAATTACTCCGCCCTGCTCGGCGTGCTCACGGGGTTCTCCGTCCTCGTTCCCTACGTGGGCGCGGCGGTGGTGACCATCCCGGTGGCCCTCCTCGGGCTGGTGCAGTGGGGCCCGAGCTGGGAGCTGGCCTACCTGCTATTCGCCTACGGCGTCATCCAGGGGCTGGACGGCAACGTGCTGGTGCCCTTGATCTTCTACGAGGCGGTGAAGCTCCATCCGGTGGCCATCATCCTCGCCATCCTCATTTTCGGCTCCATCTGGGGGTTCTGGGGGATCTTCTTCGCCATTCCCCTGGCCACCGTGGTGAAGTCCATCCTGGACGCCGTGCCCCGCCTCCACCATGTGGAGGATCCCGACCCGGATCGGCCCGGGGAGCATCCGGGGGCCGCGGAGCCCGAATAA
- the soxB gene encoding thiosulfohydrolase SoxB — protein MQLSRREFLYALGLAGAAGMLRPSGARAMGWFKDDAYAVPDFGNVSLMHFTDCHAQLNPVHFREPNINLGVGSLKGEPPHLVTDAFLEYYGIEKGSKRAHAFTPIDYVEGAQQYGKMGGFAHMKTLVDRFRSEREGKTLLLDGGDTWQGSATSLWTDGMDMVKATNKLGVDVMTGHWEFTYGADRVRELIEGGHLDMDFVAHNISDVTWGDRVDLFEPYTIKERNGVRIAVIGQAFPFTPIANPSYKIPDWSFGVDEDHAQKVVDEIRDNDKADVVVILSHNGMDVDKKMASRLRGVDVILGGHTHDAMPTPMEIKNKGGGIGGMTLVVNSGSNGKFLSRLDFDVKNGKVRDYRFHMLPIFSNEIDADPEMQQLIDEERSKAQEQAGKDLSEELAVSEDLLYRRGNFNGTFDQLIVEALMESQDAEVALSPGFRWGTSVLPGQPITLEDVYTQTAITYPEVTLNDMTGEQLKFALEDVAENLFNPDPYYQQGGDMVRVGGLQFAFNPREKQGNRLQDIEINGEPLDPKKKYKVAGWASVSPVEEDRPPVYDVVSDWLRDKKSVSVGEPNLPRLKGVKDNPGLDTDVRLA, from the coding sequence ATGCAGTTGTCCCGACGTGAGTTCCTTTACGCGCTTGGTCTGGCCGGCGCCGCGGGCATGCTGCGCCCCAGCGGCGCCCGCGCCATGGGATGGTTCAAGGACGACGCCTACGCCGTCCCGGACTTCGGCAACGTGTCGCTGATGCATTTCACCGACTGCCACGCCCAGCTGAATCCCGTCCATTTCCGCGAGCCCAACATCAACCTCGGCGTGGGCTCCCTGAAGGGCGAGCCCCCGCACTTGGTGACCGATGCCTTCCTGGAGTACTACGGCATCGAGAAGGGCTCCAAGCGCGCCCACGCCTTCACGCCCATCGACTACGTGGAGGGCGCGCAGCAGTACGGCAAGATGGGCGGCTTCGCCCACATGAAGACCCTGGTGGACCGCTTCCGGAGCGAGCGCGAGGGGAAGACCCTGCTGCTCGACGGCGGGGACACCTGGCAGGGCTCGGCCACCAGCCTGTGGACCGACGGCATGGACATGGTGAAGGCCACCAACAAGCTCGGCGTCGACGTGATGACCGGCCACTGGGAATTCACCTACGGCGCCGACCGCGTCCGGGAGCTGATCGAGGGCGGCCACCTCGACATGGACTTCGTGGCCCACAACATCAGCGACGTCACGTGGGGCGACCGCGTGGACCTGTTCGAGCCCTACACCATCAAGGAGCGCAACGGCGTCCGCATCGCGGTGATCGGCCAGGCCTTCCCGTTCACCCCGATCGCCAACCCGTCCTACAAGATCCCGGACTGGTCCTTCGGCGTTGACGAGGACCACGCCCAGAAGGTGGTGGACGAGATCCGGGACAACGACAAGGCCGACGTGGTGGTGATCCTCTCCCACAACGGCATGGACGTGGACAAGAAGATGGCCTCCCGCCTGCGCGGCGTGGACGTCATTCTCGGCGGGCACACCCACGACGCCATGCCCACGCCCATGGAGATCAAGAACAAGGGCGGCGGCATCGGTGGCATGACCCTGGTGGTGAACTCCGGCTCCAACGGCAAGTTCCTCTCCCGCCTCGACTTCGACGTGAAGAACGGCAAGGTGCGGGACTACCGCTTCCACATGCTCCCCATCTTCTCCAACGAGATCGACGCCGATCCGGAGATGCAGCAGCTCATCGATGAGGAGCGGAGCAAGGCGCAGGAGCAAGCCGGCAAGGACCTCAGCGAGGAGCTCGCCGTTTCCGAGGACCTGCTCTACCGCCGGGGCAACTTCAACGGCACCTTCGACCAGCTCATCGTCGAGGCGCTCATGGAGAGCCAGGACGCCGAGGTGGCGCTGTCCCCGGGCTTCCGCTGGGGTACCTCGGTCCTGCCGGGCCAGCCCATCACCCTCGAGGACGTCTACACCCAGACCGCCATCACCTACCCCGAGGTCACCCTCAACGACATGACCGGGGAGCAGCTGAAGTTCGCCCTCGAGGACGTGGCCGAGAACCTGTTCAACCCCGACCCCTACTACCAGCAGGGCGGGGACATGGTCCGGGTGGGCGGCCTGCAGTTCGCCTTCAACCCCAGGGAGAAGCAGGGCAACCGCCTGCAGGACATCGAGATCAACGGCGAGCCCCTCGATCCCAAGAAGAAGTACAAGGTGGCCGGCTGGGCGAGCGTCAGCCCCGTGGAGGAGGATCGGCCGCCCGTCTACGACGTGGTCTCCGACTGGCTCCGCGACAAGAAGTCCGTCTCCGTCGGCGAGCCCAACCTGCCCCGCCTCAAGGGGGTCAAGGACAACCCCGGGCTCGACACGGACGTGCGCCTGGCCTGA
- a CDS encoding DUF302 domain-containing protein, whose amino-acid sequence MWDTNGFPGKARVLVLVGLILAFLTATPQAEVAAQEDAESPLYRVDLPPDRTLEEVELSIQSKAEGLNLADVGTLDIGEGMRNRGIDFDQVYKVYQVCNLGLGAEVLKKVPAFGAFIPCKIVVFEADDHLALITYLPSYALRYFPDAPPEAERIAEKIEQDIIEVMDAAEAGGF is encoded by the coding sequence ATGTGGGATACCAACGGTTTTCCCGGAAAAGCCCGCGTCTTGGTGCTCGTGGGCTTGATTCTTGCATTCCTGACGGCGACCCCGCAGGCGGAGGTCGCCGCCCAGGAAGACGCCGAGTCTCCGCTCTACCGCGTGGACCTGCCCCCGGACCGGACCCTGGAGGAGGTGGAGCTGAGCATCCAGTCCAAGGCCGAGGGGCTCAACCTCGCGGACGTGGGCACCCTGGATATCGGGGAGGGGATGCGGAACCGCGGGATCGATTTCGATCAGGTCTACAAGGTGTACCAGGTGTGCAATTTGGGCCTGGGCGCGGAGGTGCTCAAAAAGGTTCCGGCCTTCGGCGCCTTCATTCCCTGCAAGATCGTCGTCTTCGAGGCGGACGATCACCTGGCCTTGATTACCTACCTGCCGTCGTACGCCTTGCGCTACTTCCCCGATGCGCCCCCGGAGGCGGAGCGCATCGCCGAGAAGATCGAGCAGGACATCATCGAGGTAATGGACGCCGCCGAGGCAGGCGGGTTCTAG
- the soxA gene encoding sulfur oxidation c-type cytochrome SoxA yields MNVRLSLAVASIALLFGTNHASAQLGGGDDQPQRAVSEEGAEAIGEDFNPGELDIDSGMALFQEEGPNGKSCASCHGDEGEDLKGAATQFPKVVDDVYPIGNSSGPDLVHKGEKQGEELNPNKAIEGEGVRTLAMQINLCRVNNMDAEPWSFSQKHGEDMRHMTIFVKSLSNGMPLDIATDGKAKEYWEEGKEFYWMKRGQLNFSCGTCHVQNSGMRIRGQILSDVRGQYAKFPTFRMKQQQTRLTHTRYRGCNRRVRAHDLPFQADIYRSLEVYHGSLSNGEELRVPGHSL; encoded by the coding sequence ATGAATGTACGTCTTTCCTTAGCCGTGGCTTCCATCGCCCTGCTGTTCGGGACGAACCACGCCAGTGCCCAGCTGGGTGGGGGTGACGACCAGCCGCAGCGGGCGGTCTCCGAGGAAGGTGCCGAGGCGATCGGCGAGGACTTCAACCCCGGCGAGCTCGACATCGATTCCGGCATGGCCCTCTTCCAGGAGGAAGGCCCCAACGGCAAGTCTTGCGCGTCCTGCCACGGGGACGAGGGCGAGGATCTGAAGGGCGCCGCCACGCAGTTCCCCAAGGTGGTGGATGATGTTTATCCGATCGGGAACAGCTCCGGCCCGGACCTGGTGCACAAGGGTGAGAAGCAGGGCGAGGAGCTCAATCCCAATAAGGCCATCGAGGGCGAGGGCGTGCGCACCCTGGCGATGCAGATCAACCTTTGCCGGGTGAACAACATGGATGCCGAGCCCTGGAGCTTCTCCCAGAAGCACGGCGAGGACATGCGGCACATGACCATCTTCGTGAAGTCGCTGTCCAACGGCATGCCGCTCGACATCGCCACCGACGGCAAGGCCAAGGAGTACTGGGAGGAGGGCAAGGAGTTCTACTGGATGAAGCGCGGCCAGCTGAACTTCTCTTGCGGTACCTGCCACGTGCAGAACTCCGGCATGCGCATCCGCGGGCAGATCCTGTCCGACGTGCGGGGACAGTACGCCAAGTTCCCCACCTTCCGGATGAAGCAGCAGCAGACTCGCCTGACGCATACGCGCTATCGGGGCTGCAACCGCCGCGTCCGGGCGCATGACCTGCCCTTCCAGGCCGACATCTACCGCAGCCTGGAGGTGTACCACGGCTCCCTCTCCAACGGCGAGGAGCTGCGGGTCCCGGGTCACAGCCTCTAA